A part of Aegilops tauschii subsp. strangulata cultivar AL8/78 chromosome 2, Aet v6.0, whole genome shotgun sequence genomic DNA contains:
- the LOC109746663 gene encoding glyoxylate/hydroxypyruvate reductase HPR3, with protein MEDTTPSADERPLVLLGQPLFPEFAAALAGRFRFVLVADADAATLAQGRALLIGLNPVTDDHLAALPALGLVAGISVGVNHVDLAACRRRGIAVTNAGAAFAVDTADYGVGLVVAVLRRLAAAEAHVRAGRWAADGDYPLTTKVSGKRVGIVGLGNIGSRIARRLAAFGCAVSYNSRSPKPSAPYEFVPAVRDLAAGSDVLVLSCALTEETRHVVNGEVMEALGKDGVLVNVGRGGLVDEPELVRCLQEGVIGGAGLDVFESEPDVPPELFSMDNVVLSAHRAVATPESIRGTIELVAANLDAFFAGKPLLSPVEL; from the exons ATGGAAGACACGACGCCGTCCGCCGACGAGAGGCCGCTGGTGCTCCTGGGGCAGCCGCTCTTCCCGGAGTTCGCCGCCGCGCTGGCCGGCCGCTTCCGGTTCGTCCTGGTCGCGGACGCCGACGCCGCGACCCTGGCCCAGGGGAGGGCGCTGCTCATCGGGCTCAACCCGGTCACGGACGACCACCTGGCCGCGCTCCCGGCGCTCGGGCTCGTGGCGGGCATCTCCGTGGGCGTCAACCACGTCGACCtcgccgcctgccggcgccgcgGGATCGCCGTCACCAACGCAGGTGCCGCCTTCGCGGTCGACACGGCCGACTACGGCGTCGGGCTCGTCGTCGCCGTGCTCCGCCGGTTGGCCGCCGCCGAGGCCCACGTCCGGGCCGGCAGGTGGGCGGCCGACGGCGACTATCCTCTCACCACCAAG GTGAGCGGCAAGCGGGTGGGGATCGTGGGGCTGGGCAACATCGGCTCCCGCATCGCGCGGCGTCTCGCCGCCTTCGGCTGCGCCGTCTCCTACAACTCGAGGTCGCCCAAGCCGTCGGCGCCGTACGAGTTCGTCCCGGCCGTGCGCGACCTCGCCGCCGGCAGCGACGTGCTGGTGCTATCCTGCGCGCTGACGGAGGAGACGAGGCACGTGGTGAACGGGGAGGTGATGGAGGCGCTGGGGAAGGACGGCGTGCTGGTGAACGTCGGCCGCGGCGGCCTCGTGGACGAGCCGGAGCTGGTCCgctgcctgcaggagggcgtcatCGGCGGCGCCGGCTTGGACGTGTTCGAGAGCGAGCCGGACGTGCCGCCGGAGCTCTTCTCCATGGACAACGTCGTGCTTTCGGCCCACAGGGCCGTGGCCACGCCGGAGTCCATCCGCGGCACGATCGAGCTCGTCGCGGCCAACCTCGACGCCTTCTTCGCAGGGAAGCCACTGCTCAGCCCCGTGGAGCTCTGA
- the LOC123496982 gene encoding glyoxylate/hydroxypyruvate reductase HPR3, whose product MRPPARTQADASKPVVLLADPIIPEFELELSARYSLLPLADVDADTAASARALLTVELPAVTAELMGALPKLELVLASSVGVDHVDLAACRRRGIAVTNAGGAFSDDAADYAVGLVIAALRRVRPTGRLAGRRGLSPRHQG is encoded by the coding sequence ATGCGGCCGCCGGCGCGAACCCAAGCCGATGCCTCCAAGCCTGTCGTGCTCCTGGCCGACCCCATCATCCCAGAGTTTGAGCTGGAGCTCTCAGCTCGCTACAGTCTCCTTCCTCTCGCCGATGTTGACGCGGACACAGCCGCCTCGGCGCGGGCGCTCCTTACAGTCGAGCTCCCGGCGGTGACCGCCGAGCTCATGGGCGCGCTCCCAAAGCTGGAGCTCGTACTCGCCTCGTCCGTCGGCGTTGACCACGTCGATCttgccgcctgccgccgccgcgggaTTGCCGTCACCAACGCTGGGGGCGCGTTCTCTGACGACGCGGCCGACTACGCCGTCGGGCTAGTCATAGCCGCTCTCCGCCGCGTACGTCCGACGGGGCGGCTGGCCGGCCGGCGGGGACTATCCCCTCGCCACCAAGGTTAA